A stretch of Candidatus Thermokryptus mobilis DNA encodes these proteins:
- a CDS encoding DUF3782 domain-containing protein, whose translation KRLEEHSKRLEEHSRAIESLVKEVYELKITVGGLVKEFNDMKIEFYKLADEVMKLKVTVGNIGARWGIMTEDMFRKAYTEIMKVLFGPEYKVEKRRIKYDGKESDLDIVIFNEKEVIIEISSSLSKKKAERIIEKVKAFREQVQREVTAYVISANASAEAVVLLSNEKINVLTPEFEE comes from the coding sequence GAAACGGCTTGAGGAACACTCAAAGCGATTGGAGGAACATTCACGAGCGATTGAGTCACTTGTAAAGGAAGTTTATGAATTGAAAATCACGGTTGGTGGTCTGGTGAAGGAATTCAACGATATGAAGATTGAATTTTATAAACTCGCTGATGAAGTGATGAAGTTAAAGGTGACCGTTGGAAATATAGGTGCTCGCTGGGGGATTATGACGGAAGATATGTTCAGAAAGGCATACACCGAGATTATGAAAGTTCTCTTCGGACCTGAATATAAGGTTGAAAAGAGAAGGATAAAGTATGACGGCAAGGAATCTGATTTGGACATTGTGATTTTCAATGAAAAGGAAGTCATAATTGAGATTTCTTCATCGCTCAGCAAGAAGAAGGCGGAAAGGATAATTGAGAAAGTGAAAGCGTTCAGAGAACAAGTTCAAAGAGAAGTGACTGCTTATGTTATCTCAGCTAATGCTTCAGCTGAGGCGGTTGTTCTTCTATCAAACGAGAAGATAAATGTGTTAACACCCGAATTTGAGGAATAA
- a CDS encoding TPR domain-containing glycosyltransferase encodes MIVKNEEKFLPGCLESVKDTVDEIIVVDTGSSDRTIEIALSFNAKIYHLEWKNDFSLARNESIKHATGDWILILDADERLETTDKAKLKKYLNSNYDGYYVKVISFGRDGKPEAINEYPRLFRNNPNYRFEGRIHEQISNSILKNGGKLGRADIKIIHLGYAQDDETMSRKYERNLSILFEQLKENPNDAYALYHIGIVKILKGEINEGISFLRKSISIPRESSNLGNSVRAVIYNVLGKHELQNGDQTTALDLFIKSIKQAPLQVSSYYYAGIAQMKRFNFTVAKNFFEQALKNQQAILKGKSPDVAFENFINPNDIFYQLSICYFKIGNFKKLNEMIENFVKEENLINSFLNFLANEYISGNKNSIQVLKQISQTNPSFEVFKVLSGIAQFEGDLETAVERLKTALSFKDDDEIRYNLGLCLVGLRRFEEAIGYLREFLNRENSTFFERAVKVLGLSYLACGNYADALRCYKTLSNFNPTDEEIKKRIISISMRLSTPTK; translated from the coding sequence ATGATAGTCAAAAATGAAGAAAAATTTTTGCCAGGATGTCTTGAAAGCGTGAAGGACACGGTGGATGAAATAATCGTTGTTGACACCGGGTCAAGCGATAGAACCATTGAAATAGCTCTCTCGTTCAATGCAAAAATTTATCATCTTGAATGGAAAAATGATTTCTCACTCGCAAGGAATGAGTCAATAAAACATGCAACCGGGGATTGGATTTTAATACTTGACGCTGATGAGCGACTTGAAACCACAGATAAAGCAAAACTTAAAAAATATCTCAATTCAAATTATGATGGTTATTATGTCAAGGTGATAAGTTTTGGAAGAGATGGAAAGCCAGAGGCGATAAATGAATATCCGAGGTTGTTCAGGAACAATCCAAATTACAGATTTGAAGGGCGAATTCATGAGCAAATAAGCAATTCAATACTCAAGAATGGAGGCAAACTTGGTAGGGCTGACATAAAGATAATTCACCTCGGTTATGCGCAAGATGATGAAACCATGTCAAGAAAATATGAGAGGAACTTGTCAATTTTATTTGAGCAATTGAAGGAAAACCCAAACGACGCTTATGCTCTTTATCACATTGGCATTGTTAAAATTTTAAAGGGAGAAATAAACGAAGGCATCTCTTTTTTGAGGAAGTCAATCTCAATCCCAAGAGAAAGCTCAAATCTCGGTAATTCAGTTCGGGCGGTTATCTACAATGTTCTAGGAAAGCATGAGCTTCAAAATGGGGATCAAACCACAGCCCTTGATCTCTTTATCAAATCAATAAAGCAGGCCCCTCTTCAAGTCAGTTCATATTATTATGCAGGCATTGCACAGATGAAAAGATTTAACTTTACGGTGGCAAAAAATTTTTTTGAACAAGCTCTAAAGAACCAACAGGCGATATTGAAGGGGAAATCACCCGATGTTGCGTTTGAAAATTTTATCAATCCGAATGATATTTTTTATCAACTTTCCATCTGTTATTTCAAGATTGGAAACTTCAAAAAGCTTAATGAAATGATTGAAAATTTTGTAAAAGAAGAAAATTTGATAAATTCATTTTTGAACTTTTTAGCCAATGAATACATATCTGGGAATAAAAACTCAATCCAAGTTTTAAAACAAATCTCACAGACAAATCCAAGCTTTGAGGTTTTCAAGGTACTCTCCGGGATAGCACAATTTGAAGGAGACCTTGAGACCGCGGTTGAAAGATTAAAAACCGCTTTAAGTTTTAAAGATGATGATGAGATAAGATATAATCTTGGGTTATGTCTTGTTGGGTTGAGAAGGTTTGAAGAGGCGATTGGTTATTTGAGAGAATTTTTAAATCGGGAAAATTCAACTTTTTTTGAAAGGGCAGTTAAAGTGCTCGGGCTTTCTTACCTAGCCTGTGGAAATTACGCGGACGCTCTGCGATGCTACAAAACTTTATCAAATTTTAACCCCACCGATGAGGAAATAAAGAAACGAATCATATCAATTTCAATGAGATTATCCACGCCAACCAAGTAA
- a CDS encoding glycoside hydrolase family 99-like domain-containing protein, producing the protein MQTKRCWCGAKTKPSLHEAYLQCINCGTFISKDEISNEKLKNFYSFDGYWHDHVVNKFGYPSIEERSEVDFKDRIPLWFSILKKFKPDAKSVLEIGCAHAGFLYMCKKNGIEKVVGIEVDEKTCEYARERFNLENIISGLFPDVNLPLKKFDVIAGFDVLEHFTDPIKALKKVNELLDDDGICIFQTPRYQGEDASWLHFKPDEHLFLFSTENIFLLFDKAGLEVVKILPGPIPQDMIVVGRKKINVDSLVIQSPQIGFSDKLQIIGIGLIEHMGDIVACEPVSRYIRFKHPNAHIVWCVRKEYRELIDSNPYIDETLEVNCLTEWIALKESGIFDEVFDLHIHNRICPSCQIPLKNDQGKIVVTGENYYKIGNLLSAFSQGAGLPALAGKPKAYITEEAKKKIDKLNLPEKFIVFHCKTNEIERDWKNSKWIELAKQIRKKWNIEIVEVGLDSTLAGGNVDFINLCGKLSILETAEVIKRATLFIGVDSGPAHLANAVGTFGIILIGHYRNFKRYMPFSGDYESGENAVIIYNDGPVSEIKVEEVMNALESSLKNLPHERVEEITQHKNLKKKARLIAFFLPQFHPIPENDEWWGKGFTEWRNVTTAKPLFPGHYQPRIPADLGFYDLRLPEVRKEQAELARNYGIDAFCYWHYWFNGKTLLEKPLLEILKTGEPDFPFCLAWANENWTRRWDGLNSEILLKQTYGGIKDHINHFEWLMPFFKDPRYLKIDGKPVFLIYRPAEIPDLKEMIELWRRLARKSGIGDLFLIAIRASAGIIDNWKTTGFDGEVIFQPFFKGLTYRMMERSKLPIENLNLIFDYEEAVKIMSEFNDDIVRRSNTSFACVTPSWDNTARRKKSKPFILTNSSPDIFEKWLRIEIDRVQNRNPEYRIVFINSWNEWAEGNYLEPDIKFGHGYLEAVKRAVFGMPWFSKRKGKRKILTLDPSDDITIESLLEFARSNFTENNLPLAESYFKLSLRYNAKLMASFYHNAKLYHQLGKINEHKTSIEKLNHLEKLNSQIHNDYAVMKYKLSDVEKALFHLQRAVFYDETNITAMKNLADLFTEQQQFEQALQIYHKILSLNPNDLETLLSIADICVEIGKIDEAKFFYTKALEVDPNNSEARKNLEIIEKVETKKPLVSIIIPVFNQLNYTKLAIESIRKYTNVPYEIIVIDNGSTDRTYEYLLSLGDVKVIRNPQNYGFPKAVNQGLSASMGEYIVILNNDVIVTNRWLERLLEHLYDNSISIIGPMSNYVSGFQVLDGAEKFYSNDGKIDEEALQKFADEIYIKNRGKRLVCPRVAGLCMLIKRDVINKIGGFDERFSPGNFEDDDYCLRATLAGFKIAVARDVFIHHFGSKSFKANGDKKFLEILRRNERIFINKWGAKPVEIFTKVKTPKENQIFIPIKSKSELTNATDLTLHDSQK; encoded by the coding sequence ATGCAAACGAAAAGATGCTGGTGCGGTGCAAAAACTAAACCCTCGCTCCACGAAGCATATCTTCAATGCATAAATTGCGGAACTTTCATATCCAAAGATGAAATCTCAAATGAAAAACTGAAAAATTTCTATTCATTTGACGGTTACTGGCACGATCATGTCGTAAATAAATTTGGTTATCCATCAATTGAGGAAAGAAGTGAAGTTGACTTTAAGGACAGAATACCGTTGTGGTTCAGCATCTTAAAAAAATTTAAACCAGATGCGAAATCGGTCCTTGAGATAGGTTGTGCACATGCTGGCTTTTTATATATGTGTAAGAAAAACGGCATTGAAAAAGTTGTCGGGATTGAAGTTGATGAAAAAACATGCGAATACGCAAGAGAAAGATTTAATCTTGAAAATATCATCTCGGGTCTCTTCCCTGATGTCAATCTTCCATTAAAAAAATTTGATGTAATTGCCGGTTTTGATGTCCTTGAACATTTTACAGACCCGATTAAAGCTCTGAAAAAAGTTAATGAACTTCTTGATGACGATGGAATTTGCATCTTTCAAACACCACGATATCAAGGGGAAGACGCTTCTTGGTTACACTTCAAACCAGATGAACATCTCTTCCTTTTCAGCACTGAAAACATATTCCTTCTCTTTGATAAAGCTGGGCTTGAAGTAGTAAAAATTCTACCAGGTCCGATACCTCAAGATATGATTGTAGTTGGGCGAAAGAAAATAAATGTTGATAGTTTAGTTATACAATCCCCACAAATTGGATTTTCTGATAAGTTGCAAATCATCGGAATCGGCTTAATAGAACATATGGGAGATATTGTCGCCTGTGAGCCAGTTTCAAGATATATCAGGTTCAAACATCCAAACGCTCACATAGTCTGGTGTGTTAGAAAAGAATACAGGGAACTTATTGACTCAAATCCATACATAGATGAAACGCTTGAAGTTAATTGCCTGACGGAGTGGATAGCACTTAAAGAGAGCGGAATTTTTGATGAGGTCTTTGACCTTCACATTCACAACAGAATTTGTCCAAGCTGTCAAATTCCACTCAAGAACGATCAAGGTAAAATTGTAGTAACTGGCGAAAATTATTATAAAATTGGAAATCTCCTCTCGGCTTTTTCTCAAGGCGCTGGTTTGCCAGCTCTGGCTGGAAAACCAAAAGCTTATATAACTGAAGAGGCAAAGAAAAAAATTGATAAACTAAATCTACCCGAAAAATTTATCGTTTTTCACTGTAAAACAAACGAGATAGAAAGGGATTGGAAAAATTCAAAATGGATTGAGCTTGCAAAACAAATTAGGAAAAAATGGAATATTGAAATAGTTGAAGTTGGTCTTGATTCAACTCTTGCTGGTGGAAATGTTGATTTTATAAACCTGTGTGGTAAGCTTTCAATCCTTGAGACAGCTGAAGTTATAAAAAGAGCAACCCTTTTCATCGGGGTTGATAGTGGTCCAGCACATCTTGCAAACGCAGTCGGAACTTTTGGAATTATACTCATTGGGCATTACAGGAATTTCAAAAGATATATGCCATTTAGCGGTGATTATGAAAGCGGAGAAAACGCAGTGATAATTTATAACGACGGACCAGTTTCAGAGATTAAGGTTGAAGAAGTTATGAATGCTTTGGAGTCATCGCTGAAAAATCTTCCACATGAGCGCGTTGAAGAAATCACACAACATAAAAACTTAAAAAAGAAAGCACGCTTAATTGCTTTTTTCCTTCCGCAATTTCATCCGATCCCAGAAAATGATGAATGGTGGGGCAAGGGCTTCACCGAATGGAGAAATGTCACCACGGCTAAACCGCTTTTTCCAGGACATTATCAACCGCGCATCCCCGCAGACCTTGGTTTCTATGACTTACGACTACCGGAAGTTAGAAAAGAACAGGCAGAACTTGCGCGAAATTATGGTATTGATGCTTTCTGTTACTGGCACTACTGGTTTAATGGAAAAACTTTACTTGAAAAACCTCTACTTGAAATTTTAAAAACTGGGGAACCCGATTTTCCGTTTTGTCTTGCCTGGGCGAACGAAAACTGGACAAGAAGATGGGACGGACTAAACAGTGAAATACTTTTAAAACAAACTTATGGCGGTATTAAAGACCATATCAATCATTTTGAATGGCTTATGCCTTTCTTCAAAGACCCCAGATATCTTAAAATAGATGGAAAGCCAGTTTTCCTAATTTACAGACCAGCTGAGATACCAGATTTAAAGGAAATGATTGAACTTTGGAGACGTCTCGCCAGAAAATCAGGAATTGGGGACTTATTTTTAATCGCAATAAGAGCTTCGGCTGGAATAATAGACAACTGGAAAACTACGGGATTTGACGGCGAGGTCATATTTCAACCATTTTTCAAGGGTTTAACATATCGTATGATGGAAAGATCAAAACTGCCCATTGAAAATTTAAATCTAATTTTTGACTACGAGGAAGCTGTAAAAATCATGTCAGAGTTCAACGATGATATAGTCAGAAGAAGCAACACATCATTTGCTTGTGTAACGCCATCCTGGGATAACACAGCCCGAAGGAAAAAATCAAAACCGTTTATACTCACAAATTCATCACCGGATATATTTGAGAAATGGCTACGGATTGAAATTGATAGAGTTCAAAATAGAAACCCCGAATACAGGATCGTTTTCATAAATTCTTGGAACGAATGGGCTGAAGGAAATTATCTTGAGCCGGATATAAAATTTGGTCACGGTTATCTTGAAGCTGTCAAAAGAGCTGTATTTGGGATGCCTTGGTTTTCTAAAAGAAAAGGGAAAAGAAAAATTTTAACACTTGACCCATCAGACGATATCACGATTGAATCACTTCTTGAATTCGCTCGCTCAAACTTTACAGAAAATAATCTCCCTTTAGCCGAGTCATATTTTAAACTTTCACTTCGCTATAACGCAAAACTCATGGCGTCGTTCTACCACAATGCGAAACTGTATCACCAGCTGGGAAAAATTAACGAACATAAAACCTCCATTGAGAAATTAAACCATCTTGAAAAGCTAAATTCCCAAATTCACAACGATTACGCAGTGATGAAATATAAACTTAGCGATGTTGAAAAAGCATTGTTCCACTTGCAAAGAGCTGTGTTTTACGATGAGACTAACATAACAGCGATGAAAAACCTCGCGGATTTATTTACAGAGCAACAACAATTTGAACAGGCGCTTCAAATTTATCACAAAATTTTAAGTTTAAACCCAAATGATTTGGAAACATTGCTCTCAATTGCCGATATATGTGTTGAAATCGGCAAAATTGATGAAGCGAAATTTTTCTACACAAAAGCGCTTGAAGTTGACCCGAATAACTCTGAAGCCAGGAAAAACCTTGAAATAATTGAAAAAGTTGAAACTAAAAAACCACTTGTCTCAATTATCATCCCCGTATTTAATCAACTTAACTACACAAAGCTTGCCATAGAAAGCATAAGAAAATACACAAACGTTCCTTACGAAATTATAGTCATCGATAACGGCTCAACCGATAGAACTTATGAATACCTTTTATCACTTGGAGATGTCAAAGTTATAAGGAATCCTCAAAACTATGGATTTCCAAAGGCGGTAAATCAAGGTCTTTCAGCTTCAATGGGTGAATATATCGTTATACTCAATAACGATGTGATAGTGACAAATAGATGGCTTGAGCGACTTCTTGAACATTTATATGACAATTCAATTAGCATAATCGGACCGATGAGCAATTATGTAAGTGGATTTCAAGTTCTTGATGGAGCGGAAAAATTTTATTCAAATGATGGTAAAATTGATGAAGAAGCACTTCAAAAATTCGCCGATGAAATTTACATTAAAAACAGGGGTAAAAGACTAGTTTGCCCAAGAGTCGCTGGCTTGTGTATGTTGATAAAAAGAGATGTGATCAATAAAATTGGCGGTTTTGATGAAAGATTTTCACCAGGAAATTTTGAAGACGATGATTATTGCCTTAGAGCAACACTTGCTGGGTTCAAAATTGCTGTCGCAAGAGATGTTTTTATCCATCACTTCGGGTCAAAAAGTTTTAAAGCAAACGGGGATAAAAAATTTTTAGAAATCCTGAGACGAAATGAAAGAATCTTCATAAACAAATGGGGTGCAAAACCAGTTGAAATTTTCACCAAGGTAAAAACACCTAAAGAAAATCAAATTTTTATCCCAATTAAAAGTAAATCTGAATTGACAAATGCAACGGATCTCACTTTGCATGATAGTCAAAAATGA
- a CDS encoding flagellin, which produces MAFSQGTRINTNIAAMNAYNALNEINRELGVHQLRLATGKRVNSVSDDPSGYTIAKKLQARSRGLAQAINNVGDAKNVLSIAEGGLQKINDLLVSIKEQVTRAVNGGLSDDELQAIATQINDYMSEIDDIVKQTKFNGMQLLRGAGGGDWAAGRDFQVGSDAGDTLTVKFDITVDSTLVKSSAVTTSDLVSSFITTVDTAIKTVTEQLQYVGSLINRLDVKEANLIVGMTNTEAAASRIFDADIAKEQVEVAKLMILQQTATAQLAQANASPQGVLALFR; this is translated from the coding sequence ATGGCATTCTCACAGGGCACGCGCATCAACACCAACATCGCAGCGATGAACGCCTACAACGCATTAAATGAAATCAATCGTGAGCTTGGCGTTCATCAGCTCAGGCTTGCCACAGGCAAGCGAGTAAATTCCGTCTCCGACGACCCATCGGGTTACACGATTGCAAAGAAATTGCAAGCAAGGTCAAGGGGTCTTGCCCAGGCGATAAACAATGTCGGAGACGCAAAGAATGTCCTTTCAATCGCAGAGGGAGGTCTGCAGAAGATCAATGACCTTCTCGTTTCAATCAAAGAGCAGGTGACAAGAGCTGTAAACGGTGGGTTGAGCGATGATGAATTGCAGGCTATTGCAACACAGATCAATGATTATATGTCCGAAATTGATGACATCGTAAAGCAGACGAAATTCAACGGTATGCAATTGCTCCGTGGAGCTGGCGGTGGCGATTGGGCAGCAGGAAGGGACTTCCAAGTCGGAAGCGACGCTGGCGATACCCTTACAGTTAAATTTGATATAACGGTTGATAGCACGCTCGTTAAATCAAGTGCTGTAACGACATCCGATCTTGTTTCAAGCTTTATCACGACCGTTGACACTGCGATAAAGACGGTAACTGAACAACTTCAATATGTTGGTTCGCTTATCAATCGCCTTGATGTCAAGGAAGCAAATCTCATCGTTGGTATGACCAACACGGAAGCAGCAGCGAGCAGAATCTTTGATGCTGATATTGCCAAAGAACAGGTTGAAGTTGCCAAACTTATGATACTACAGCAGACGGCAACAGCTCAGCTTGCACAAGCCAATGCTTCACCACAAGGTGTGCTTGCTTTGTTCAGATAA
- a CDS encoding flagellar export chaperone FliS, protein MNNKNNYIETEILNLSPIELILKIYDVAIVSCRKKDAEKANKAITELIASLDFDYKEISIPLFKLYQYCQYEIRKGNFENALEILKELRETWAKAFNLK, encoded by the coding sequence ATGAACAACAAAAATAATTACATAGAAACCGAAATCCTCAATCTCTCACCTATTGAACTCATACTCAAAATTTATGATGTCGCAATCGTAAGCTGTAGGAAAAAAGATGCTGAAAAAGCAAACAAAGCTATAACCGAACTTATAGCATCGCTTGACTTTGATTATAAAGAGATTTCAATTCCGCTTTTTAAGCTATATCAATATTGCCAGTATGAGATAAGGAAGGGGAATTTTGAAAATGCGCTTGAGATTTTGAAAGAGTTAAGAGAGACCTGGGCAAAAGCTTTCAATTTAAAGTGA
- the fliD gene encoding flagellar filament capping protein FliD: MSFFFNTNNNINPIDNLIQLFRQSETGKLVKPIERQKGLIQTKNSTLSDLKLRLNTLYQAVKDLSLTGVASKFQVKIAVVSNADVLSATAQSSATSANHTIFVQQLAKEDTILSSSFSNSGFEILNSTGEGAKTINVTVNGISTDVNITISSGDTNNVILNKIASAINSTVGDVSASVVNPTSSTARLVIKSKNTGSQYAISMSDVYGNLLASIGLDSNTLSNRISSTDTNGGYLYSDVNLLDAQIIVDGINIIRGSNKISDVISGVTIELRKAQSPGDTSVSVTVQTDVSQVKGVIENFIKAYNDLMKFINEKTKTTAEGVRTTFSGDNMLMKLKMDLRLRVSSAVSSANPSFLNDIGIKINPDGTLVVSDSSKLERMIAEDVSKVELLFNSSDGIAVKLKDLINPFVQVGGVIDKRIDLGKEQIKRLDERIKSLNDLIDQRAENLRRQFAQLQSLYFAFTRQQTLIQQMTSILQ, translated from the coding sequence ATGTCATTTTTCTTTAACACAAATAACAACATCAATCCGATTGACAATTTAATCCAGTTGTTCAGGCAATCAGAAACAGGTAAGCTTGTCAAGCCGATTGAGAGGCAAAAGGGGTTAATTCAAACGAAAAATTCAACGCTTTCGGATTTGAAGTTAAGGTTAAACACGCTTTATCAAGCTGTAAAAGATTTGTCTTTGACAGGTGTTGCTTCAAAGTTTCAAGTTAAAATTGCTGTCGTCTCAAACGCTGATGTCTTAAGCGCTACAGCTCAATCAAGCGCTACCTCTGCAAATCACACGATTTTCGTCCAACAGCTCGCAAAGGAAGATACAATACTCTCCTCAAGTTTTTCAAACAGTGGATTTGAAATTTTAAATTCAACCGGAGAAGGTGCAAAAACGATAAATGTGACGGTCAATGGGATTTCAACTGATGTAAATATAACGATTTCGTCAGGGGATACAAATAATGTGATCTTAAATAAAATTGCAAGCGCGATAAACTCAACAGTTGGAGATGTTAGCGCGAGCGTTGTTAATCCAACTTCATCAACAGCGCGGCTTGTTATAAAAAGCAAAAACACAGGTAGTCAATATGCAATTTCTATGTCGGATGTCTACGGAAATTTACTCGCAAGCATCGGGCTTGACTCAAACACACTTTCAAATCGTATTTCTTCGACGGATACAAATGGTGGGTATCTTTACAGCGATGTGAATTTGCTTGACGCCCAAATAATCGTTGACGGTATCAACATAATAAGGGGCTCAAATAAAATAAGCGATGTTATATCAGGTGTCACAATTGAACTAAGAAAAGCGCAAAGTCCTGGGGATACGTCTGTTTCTGTGACAGTTCAGACAGATGTTTCGCAAGTTAAGGGGGTTATTGAAAATTTTATAAAAGCGTATAATGACTTGATGAAATTTATAAATGAGAAGACAAAGACGACAGCGGAGGGAGTTAGAACTACTTTCAGCGGTGACAATATGCTTATGAAGTTAAAAATGGACTTGCGTTTGAGGGTAAGTTCAGCGGTTTCATCCGCAAATCCATCTTTTTTAAACGATATCGGGATTAAAATTAACCCCGATGGGACGCTTGTTGTTTCTGACAGTTCAAAACTTGAGAGAATGATCGCTGAAGATGTGTCAAAGGTTGAGTTGCTTTTCAATTCAAGTGATGGAATAGCGGTTAAATTGAAGGACCTAATCAATCCATTTGTTCAAGTCGGTGGTGTGATTGATAAAAGAATTGATTTAGGAAAAGAACAAATAAAACGGCTTGATGAGAGGATAAAATCGTTAAACGATTTGATCGATCAGCGAGCTGAAAATTTGAGAAGACAATTCGCCCAGCTTCAATCGCTTTATTTCGCTTTCACAAGACAACAAACACTAATTCAACAAATGACATCAATCTTGCAATGA
- a CDS encoding flagellar protein FlaG: MIGDVKNINATKPVQVEQYDISSQSSVDVQRVSQSERGLSTDEIEQIVSELNNFIQIFNTKIAFEIDKETRKTVLKIIDAQSNEIIRQIPPEELLEISRRISELLGLIINAKV; this comes from the coding sequence ATGATAGGTGATGTCAAGAACATAAACGCAACTAAACCTGTTCAAGTTGAACAATACGATATTAGCTCCCAGAGTAGTGTAGATGTGCAAAGGGTTTCTCAAAGCGAAAGAGGTTTATCAACTGATGAGATTGAACAGATCGTAAGCGAGTTGAATAATTTCATCCAAATTTTCAACACGAAGATAGCGTTTGAAATTGATAAAGAGACAAGGAAAACCGTTTTAAAGATAATTGATGCGCAAAGCAATGAAATTATACGTCAAATACCACCGGAGGAACTCCTTGAGATTTCAAGAAGGATAAGCGAACTACTCGGTTTGATAATCAATGCCAAAGTTTGA
- a CDS encoding flagellar biosynthesis anti-sigma factor FlgM, with protein sequence MKINGINGKILFPEESSGKKPGKVSDKKDRVEISSEAIEIYRMKRMEKIEEIKRRIQSGYYDSKEVLEKVVDEIYKQIKSELR encoded by the coding sequence ATGAAAATCAACGGGATAAACGGCAAAATTTTGTTTCCCGAGGAGAGCTCGGGTAAAAAACCTGGCAAAGTAAGCGATAAAAAGGACAGGGTTGAAATTTCAAGCGAGGCGATTGAGATTTACAGGATGAAGCGTATGGAAAAAATTGAAGAGATAAAAAGAAGAATTCAATCAGGTTATTATGATTCAAAAGAGGTTCTTGAAAAGGTTGTTGATGAAATATACAAACAGATAAAGTCGGAGTTGCGGTGA